A stretch of the Armatimonadota bacterium genome encodes the following:
- a CDS encoding DUF721 domain-containing protein: protein MKGPVRLGELLRTCAARLGVMGALEEAEVLAAWQALYGTERDVRAEAFRAGTLILSARNAAAAQEASLRRAAFQAELNRRLGRALVRTIRVVQGTRN from the coding sequence ATGAAGGGCCCGGTGCGTCTGGGGGAGCTCCTGCGTACCTGCGCGGCGCGGCTGGGGGTGATGGGTGCGCTGGAGGAGGCGGAGGTCCTAGCCGCATGGCAGGCTCTGTATGGAACAGAGCGGGATGTCCGGGCGGAGGCCTTCCGGGCCGGAACCCTCATTCTCTCGGCCCGGAACGCGGCCGCGGCGCAGGAGGCGAGCCTCCGGCGGGCCGCCTTCCAGGCGGAGCTGAACCGGCGGCTGGGCCGGGCCCTCGTCCGAACCATCCG
- a CDS encoding DNA replication/repair protein RecF, giving the protein MLVRTLFLLEFRNYARAELAFAPGLNLLVGPNGAGKTNVLEAIDLVVTGRSHRAVREADAIRFGAPWALVRATLERRHGIHTVEVRLERTGLKTIRVQGNRVHRGDLLGRAVRVLAGPEDAGVVHGPSVYRRRLLDGLLCQLSPSYYHNLLRYTRVVQQRNRLLRAQAPPHLLEVWDEQLVEVGCAITERRAELVSRLEPIVHEVGGPMAGGVLRVVYRPSWELGEDLPERARAMLFRQRREEYRRGMTLSGPHRDELEITLDGVPLRAYGSRGQQRAAVLSLRLAEREVVRQETGEDPVMLLDDAGAELDARRTQELLRLLSEGPQAIFTATDRSHLPAREVHVLELGAR; this is encoded by the coding sequence ATGCTGGTGCGCACGCTTTTTCTCCTTGAATTCCGGAACTACGCCCGCGCAGAACTGGCGTTCGCGCCCGGGCTCAACCTCCTGGTAGGCCCGAACGGCGCGGGCAAGACCAACGTGCTGGAAGCCATCGACCTCGTGGTGACGGGCCGCAGCCATAGGGCCGTGCGGGAGGCGGACGCTATCCGGTTCGGCGCACCCTGGGCCCTGGTGCGGGCCACCTTGGAGCGACGGCATGGGATCCACACCGTAGAAGTACGGCTGGAGCGGACGGGGCTGAAGACCATCCGGGTGCAGGGAAACCGGGTGCACCGGGGGGATCTTTTGGGTCGCGCGGTCCGGGTTCTCGCTGGGCCAGAGGACGCGGGGGTGGTACACGGGCCCTCCGTGTACCGGAGACGGTTGCTGGACGGGCTTCTCTGCCAGCTGAGCCCCTCCTACTACCACAACCTCTTGCGGTACACCCGGGTGGTGCAACAGCGCAACCGCCTCCTGCGGGCCCAGGCCCCTCCGCACCTGCTGGAGGTGTGGGACGAGCAGCTGGTGGAAGTAGGGTGTGCCATCACGGAGCGACGGGCGGAGCTGGTGAGCCGTCTGGAGCCCATTGTCCACGAGGTGGGAGGGCCTATGGCGGGGGGGGTGCTCCGGGTGGTGTATCGGCCTTCGTGGGAACTGGGGGAAGACCTTCCGGAGAGAGCCCGGGCGATGCTGTTCCGTCAGCGCCGGGAGGAGTACCGCAGGGGCATGACCCTCTCGGGGCCGCACCGGGACGAGCTGGAGATCACCCTCGATGGGGTTCCCCTGCGGGCATACGGATCCAGGGGACAGCAGCGGGCCGCGGTCCTGAGCCTGCGGCTTGCGGAGCGGGAGGTGGTGCGGCAGGAGACGGGAGAGGACCCGGTGATGCTCCTGGACGATGCCGGGGCGGAGCTGGACGCGCGGCGGACCCAGGAGCTCCTGCGGCTGCTGTCCGAGGGTCCGCAGGCCATCTTCACCGCCACAGACCGCTCCCACCTGCCTGCCCGGGAGGTGCACGTGCTGGAGCTGGGGGCGCGATGA
- a CDS encoding RNA-binding S4 domain-containing protein, translated as MQEVPIRTPTIALGAFLKWAHVVRSGGEAKYWIQAGWVRVNGQVERRRGRVLRPGDVVEVGGRVLVVRAGGNAGAHAFSP; from the coding sequence ATGCAGGAGGTGCCGATTCGAACCCCCACCATTGCCCTCGGAGCCTTCCTGAAGTGGGCCCATGTGGTGCGCAGCGGGGGGGAGGCAAAGTACTGGATCCAGGCCGGGTGGGTCCGGGTGAACGGTCAAGTGGAACGGCGGCGGGGAAGGGTACTCCGTCCGGGGGACGTGGTGGAGGTAGGGGGAAGGGTCCTGGTGGTGCGGGCGGGCGGGAATGCTGGTGCGCACGCTTTTTCTCCTTGA
- the dnaN gene encoding DNA polymerase III subunit beta: MRVSCEQGVLEQGVHLVQRAVSTRTTLPILSYLLFEATDAQLEISATDLEIAMRTALPAHVDRPGSVALPARLVGEIVGALPPSTVELEVPEGSTTGYIRCGRGAFELLGLPASDFPRGPQEEAKPICSIQAPLLRTLIRSTLFAASTDETRPFLTGVYVVTSGREIRAVATDGGRLSLRRARLSSEAGEMSAIVPARAMRELDRALGGLEEEVEIALGAGQVVVTLPNVRLTSRLIAGNFPQYEQVIPREWKLRVQVGTEALRAAVRRVAITARDSASVVRFRAGEGVLRLESNTPEVGSAYEELEVALEGEPMEVAFNARYLLDALAVIETGEMVLELTGPLSPGALRPAGSEDYVYVLAPVRVYG; the protein is encoded by the coding sequence ATGAGGGTTTCGTGCGAGCAGGGAGTTCTTGAGCAGGGCGTGCACCTCGTCCAGAGGGCGGTGAGCACCCGCACCACCCTGCCCATCCTTTCCTATCTGCTGTTCGAGGCTACGGACGCGCAGCTGGAGATCTCGGCCACGGATCTGGAGATCGCCATGCGCACCGCCTTGCCCGCCCACGTGGACCGACCGGGCAGCGTGGCGTTGCCCGCGCGCTTGGTGGGGGAGATCGTGGGAGCTCTACCCCCCTCGACGGTGGAGCTGGAGGTGCCCGAGGGATCCACCACCGGGTACATCCGGTGCGGACGAGGGGCGTTCGAGCTCTTGGGCCTTCCGGCCTCGGACTTCCCCCGGGGTCCGCAGGAGGAGGCAAAGCCCATCTGCTCCATCCAGGCCCCACTGCTCAGGACCCTCATCCGGTCCACCCTCTTTGCGGCCAGCACGGACGAGACCCGGCCCTTCCTCACGGGGGTGTACGTGGTGACGAGTGGACGGGAGATCCGGGCGGTGGCCACGGATGGGGGCCGGTTGAGCCTGCGGAGAGCCCGATTGAGCTCGGAAGCCGGGGAGATGAGCGCCATTGTGCCCGCCCGGGCCATGCGGGAGCTGGATCGGGCCTTGGGGGGCTTGGAGGAGGAGGTGGAGATCGCCCTGGGTGCTGGACAGGTGGTGGTGACCCTGCCGAACGTGCGGCTCACCTCCCGGCTCATCGCGGGGAACTTTCCTCAGTACGAGCAGGTGATCCCCCGGGAGTGGAAGCTGCGGGTGCAGGTGGGGACGGAAGCGCTGCGGGCCGCGGTGCGGCGGGTAGCCATCACCGCGCGGGATTCCGCGAGCGTGGTGCGGTTCCGGGCCGGGGAGGGAGTCCTGCGGCTGGAGTCCAACACCCCGGAGGTGGGCTCCGCCTACGAGGAGCTGGAGGTGGCGCTGGAGGGCGAGCCCATGGAGGTGGCCTTCAACGCCCGTTACCTCCTCGATGCCCTGGCCGTCATAGAGACCGGAGAGATGGTGCTGGAGCTTACAGGTCCCCTCTCCCCAGGGGCCTTACGCCCCGCGGGAAGCGAGGACTACGTCTACGTCCTGGCTCCGGTTCGGGTGTACGGGTAG
- the dnaA gene encoding chromosomal replication initiator protein DnaA, with protein sequence MKAREDHARHLWQEALGRLQERIARPGPGLELFLKSAKPLSLEEDALLLGVPNLLAKQWVEERYQPLLEEELSRLVGRRLGLRLVITEDGPTEEPRPTASPRARFEGMPLSPRYTFETFVVGSGNRFAHAAALAVAEAPARAYNPLFIYGGVGLGKTHLLQAIAHHLLRSGREIRVFYCTGEKFTNEVISAIQGGRTEDLRRRYRSVDVLLIDDIQFIAGKPSTQEEFFHTFNALHEAGKQIILTSDRPPKDIHTLEERLRSRFSWGLIADVQPPDYETRVAILRKKAELERMSVPDEVTEFIAQHFTSNIRELEGALVRVVAYATLTRVPVTLQLAREVLRDILPDDRPQPITIEAIQRVVAEQFGIRFEDMKARRRTKGVAFPRQLAMYLARELTDSSLPRIGEEFGGRDHTTVLHACERVREELRKDPYLAAQVDRIVQQLRNSPKPVHKL encoded by the coding sequence ATGAAGGCGAGGGAGGACCACGCGCGCCATCTCTGGCAGGAGGCCCTCGGACGGCTCCAGGAACGGATCGCGCGGCCGGGGCCCGGCCTGGAGTTGTTCCTCAAGAGCGCCAAGCCCCTGAGCCTGGAGGAGGACGCCCTCCTGCTAGGGGTGCCCAACCTCCTCGCCAAACAGTGGGTGGAGGAGCGCTACCAGCCCCTGCTGGAGGAGGAGCTCTCCCGCCTGGTGGGCCGCCGCCTGGGGCTCCGCTTGGTGATCACGGAGGACGGCCCAACTGAGGAACCCCGGCCCACAGCCTCCCCCCGGGCCCGGTTTGAGGGCATGCCCCTCTCCCCCCGCTACACCTTCGAGACCTTTGTGGTGGGAAGTGGAAACCGGTTCGCCCACGCGGCGGCCCTGGCTGTGGCGGAGGCGCCCGCCCGGGCCTACAATCCCCTGTTCATCTACGGGGGCGTGGGACTCGGCAAGACCCACCTCCTCCAGGCCATCGCCCATCACCTCCTCCGCAGCGGCCGGGAGATCCGGGTGTTCTACTGCACGGGCGAAAAGTTCACCAACGAGGTCATCAGCGCCATCCAGGGCGGCCGGACGGAGGACCTCCGTCGCCGCTACCGGAGCGTGGACGTCCTGCTCATCGACGACATCCAGTTCATCGCAGGCAAGCCCAGCACCCAGGAGGAGTTCTTCCACACCTTCAACGCCCTGCACGAGGCAGGCAAGCAGATCATCCTCACCTCGGACCGACCGCCAAAGGACATCCACACCCTGGAGGAGCGGCTCCGGAGCCGGTTCAGCTGGGGGCTCATCGCGGATGTGCAGCCCCCCGACTACGAGACCCGGGTGGCCATTCTCCGCAAGAAGGCGGAGCTGGAGCGGATGAGCGTCCCGGACGAGGTAACGGAGTTCATCGCGCAGCACTTTACCTCCAACATCCGGGAGCTGGAAGGCGCCCTGGTGCGGGTGGTGGCCTACGCCACCCTCACCCGGGTGCCCGTCACCCTGCAGCTTGCCCGGGAGGTCCTCCGGGACATCCTTCCGGACGACCGCCCCCAGCCCATTACCATCGAGGCCATCCAGCGGGTGGTGGCGGAGCAGTTCGGCATTCGATTCGAGGACATGAAGGCACGGCGGCGTACCAAGGGCGTCGCCTTCCCGCGGCAGCTGGCCATGTACCTTGCCCGGGAGCTCACAGACTCCTCCCTCCCCCGCATCGGAGAGGAGTTCGGGGGCCGGGATCACACCACCGTGCTCCATGCATGCGAGCGCGTGCGGGAAGAGCTGCGCAAGGATCCCTACCTGGCCGCTCAAGTAGACCGGATCGTGCAGCAGCTGCGCAATTCCCCAAAACCTGTGCACAAGCTGTGA
- a CDS encoding ATP-binding protein, translating to MQLIPLAIGVSGMSLRELLDQIIREQEGRAEPEGTPEVRLAIYDSPLAEPRVISLSSDDFHELVGKLAAATYEHAQRRGSRIPFVVIREIVENLIHAHFKNAVITISEDGNTIRISDQGPGIRDKEKAMQPGFTTATATMRKYIRGVGSGLPIAREQLSFLGGMISIEDNLNGGTVVTLQMNPPRPAPRPGERAEPRLTERQGRVLLLVAEFGSAGPTTVARELDISLSTAYRELAALEEMGLVQSHAGGRRTLTEEGVRYLDKVFKAGGGA from the coding sequence GTGCAATTGATCCCTCTCGCCATCGGGGTGAGTGGAATGTCGCTGCGGGAGTTGCTGGACCAGATCATCCGGGAGCAGGAGGGGAGGGCAGAGCCCGAGGGGACTCCGGAGGTGCGCCTTGCCATCTACGACTCCCCCCTCGCGGAGCCCCGGGTGATCTCCCTCTCCAGCGACGACTTCCACGAACTCGTGGGGAAGCTGGCCGCGGCCACCTACGAGCACGCGCAGCGGCGGGGCAGCCGCATCCCCTTCGTGGTGATCCGGGAGATCGTGGAGAACCTGATCCACGCGCACTTCAAGAACGCGGTGATCACCATCAGCGAGGACGGAAACACCATCCGGATCTCGGACCAGGGCCCGGGCATTCGGGACAAGGAGAAGGCCATGCAGCCCGGGTTTACCACGGCCACGGCCACCATGCGGAAGTACATCCGGGGGGTGGGAAGCGGGCTCCCCATCGCCCGGGAGCAGTTGAGCTTCCTGGGCGGAATGATCTCCATCGAGGACAACCTCAACGGCGGGACGGTGGTGACCCTTCAGATGAACCCCCCCCGGCCCGCTCCTCGGCCTGGGGAGCGGGCCGAGCCCCGGCTCACGGAGCGGCAGGGGCGGGTGCTGTTGCTGGTGGCGGAGTTCGGTAGCGCCGGACCCACCACCGTGGCCCGGGAGCTGGATATCAGCCTGAGCACCGCGTACCGGGAACTCGCGGCCCTCGAGGAGATGGGGCTCGTCCAATCGCACGCGGGCGGCCGGCGCACCCTCACGGAGGAGGGCGTCCGGTACCTCGATAAGGTCTTCAAAGCCGGAGGAGGAGCATGA
- the rpmH gene encoding 50S ribosomal protein L34 produces the protein MKRTYQPKRRKRKRTHGFLVRMRTPGGRNVLKRRRQKGRKRLTA, from the coding sequence TTGAAGCGGACGTACCAGCCAAAGCGTCGGAAGCGCAAGCGGACCCACGGGTTCCTGGTACGGATGCGCACGCCCGGGGGCCGGAACGTCCTCAAGCGCAGGCGGCAGAAGGGGCGCAAGCGGCTGACCGCGTAA
- the yidD gene encoding membrane protein insertion efficiency factor YidD yields MVRLVGKLLVLGIRAYQRLISPLLPRTCRFVPSCSEYAAQAIQAHGPLRGTWLALRRLSRCHPFHPGGYDPVP; encoded by the coding sequence GTGGTGCGGCTCGTAGGGAAGCTGCTGGTCCTCGGGATCCGGGCCTACCAGCGCCTGATCTCGCCCCTCCTGCCCCGCACGTGCCGGTTTGTGCCCTCGTGCTCGGAGTACGCGGCACAGGCCATCCAGGCCCACGGTCCCCTCCGGGGGACCTGGCTCGCCCTGCGCCGCCTGAGTCGCTGCCACCCCTTCCATCCTGGGGGATACGATCCCGTGCCCTAG
- a CDS encoding YidC/Oxa1 family membrane protein insertase: protein MFGWLVAQLNHALQFFYGITGSYGWAIILLTLAVKLVLHPLTRKQLRSMKEMQKLQPHIQALQRKYRDDPQRLNREMMDLYRAHGVNPFGGCLPMLLQMPVLFALYQVLSTPAHFVSRTGEVLKTVPFGPWDLLVHPITVLADPGKYGIAAAVAYALVPVLIGASTYFQQRVSVTDPQQSRMFLFMPFLIGYFSLNFPVGLSLYWFVSTVAYVAEYLSVVGLPKSQKRPQGEAPAGGRRRRKSAEAEVRGT, encoded by the coding sequence GTGTTCGGATGGCTCGTGGCACAGCTCAATCATGCCCTTCAGTTCTTCTACGGGATCACGGGCTCTTACGGATGGGCCATCATCCTCCTCACCCTCGCGGTGAAACTGGTCCTCCACCCCCTTACCCGGAAGCAGCTGCGCTCCATGAAGGAGATGCAGAAGCTCCAGCCCCACATCCAGGCCCTCCAGCGGAAGTACCGAGACGATCCCCAGCGGCTCAACCGGGAGATGATGGACCTGTACCGGGCCCATGGGGTGAACCCCTTCGGAGGGTGTCTGCCCATGCTCCTGCAGATGCCCGTGCTGTTCGCCCTGTATCAGGTGCTCAGCACTCCCGCTCACTTCGTCTCCCGCACCGGGGAGGTCCTCAAGACCGTCCCCTTTGGGCCCTGGGATCTCCTGGTACACCCCATCACCGTGCTGGCGGATCCCGGGAAATACGGGATCGCCGCGGCGGTGGCCTACGCCCTCGTGCCCGTGCTCATCGGCGCCAGCACCTACTTCCAGCAGCGGGTTTCCGTGACAGATCCCCAGCAATCCCGCATGTTCCTGTTCATGCCGTTCCTCATCGGCTACTTCAGCTTGAACTTCCCGGTGGGACTGTCCCTGTACTGGTTCGTGTCCACGGTGGCGTACGTGGCCGAATACCTGTCCGTGGTGGGGCTTCCGAAGTCCCAAAAAAGACCGCAGGGGGAGGCCCCGGCCGGTGGTCGCCGGAGGCGGAAGAGCGCGGAAGCGGAGGTCAGGGGAACGTGA
- a CDS encoding protein jag, whose product MREFIGSGRTVEEAIEAALRMSGLSREEAEIEVLDEGSRGFLGFGGREARVRVVPKGTTAPEADRAAEIAQTLLRHMGLQGTVRARQLEQGVAVEVEGEDLAALIGRHGRGLQAFEAVLSLLVHRAVGRAVPVEVDAAGYRERRRASLVAMAQRAAQRAVREGRAVHLPPMDPKERRIVHTALASHPEVTTHSEGEGKDRHVVVEPRKRSRPRGRRPIRRPRTTPHDA is encoded by the coding sequence GTGAGGGAGTTCATCGGATCCGGTCGTACCGTGGAGGAGGCCATCGAAGCCGCACTGCGCATGTCCGGGCTTTCCCGGGAGGAGGCGGAGATCGAGGTCCTGGATGAGGGCTCCAGGGGGTTCCTGGGGTTCGGAGGGAGGGAGGCGAGGGTTCGGGTGGTGCCGAAGGGCACCACGGCCCCGGAGGCGGATCGGGCCGCGGAGATCGCCCAGACCCTCCTGCGACATATGGGGCTGCAGGGCACGGTGCGGGCGCGGCAGTTGGAGCAAGGAGTGGCGGTGGAGGTAGAGGGGGAGGACCTCGCGGCCCTCATCGGGCGCCACGGGAGGGGCTTGCAGGCCTTTGAGGCGGTGCTGTCGCTCCTGGTGCACCGTGCGGTGGGACGGGCGGTACCCGTGGAGGTGGACGCGGCGGGGTACCGGGAGCGCCGCCGGGCCTCCCTGGTGGCCATGGCGCAGCGGGCTGCCCAGCGGGCAGTGCGGGAGGGCCGGGCTGTCCACCTCCCGCCCATGGATCCCAAAGAGCGGCGGATCGTGCACACGGCCCTGGCCTCCCACCCTGAGGTGACCACCCACAGCGAGGGGGAGGGTAAGGACCGCCACGTGGTGGTGGAACCCCGGAAGCGGTCCCGGCCGCGGGGAAGGCGGCCGATCCGCAGACCGCGGACCACGCCGCATGACGCTTGA
- the rsmG gene encoding 16S rRNA (guanine(527)-N(7))-methyltransferase RsmG, translating into MTLEEAAAALGLALDGPQLRRLERHLDLVMAWNVRVDLVAPASREELMKRHLLDSLLLLVMADPPRESWVADVGSGAGFPGLVWAIARPDLRLVLLEPRQRRAAFLERAVLELQVPRVEVVARRAEEAAQMPEHHLRYHLVVARAVAPPLAVRELAQGLVRPDGRIFIPLGPEAETPKGGEVVEREIPWAPGRIRRAVVFPEKSWRPS; encoded by the coding sequence ATGACGCTTGAGGAAGCCGCGGCTGCCCTGGGTCTGGCGTTGGACGGGCCGCAGCTCCGCCGCCTGGAGCGACACCTGGATCTCGTAATGGCCTGGAACGTGCGGGTGGACCTAGTGGCTCCCGCGTCCCGGGAGGAACTGATGAAGCGGCACCTGCTCGATAGCCTGCTCCTCCTCGTCATGGCCGATCCCCCTCGTGAATCGTGGGTGGCGGATGTGGGCAGCGGGGCTGGGTTTCCGGGCCTCGTGTGGGCCATCGCCAGGCCCGATCTCCGGTTAGTCCTACTCGAACCCCGACAGAGGCGGGCCGCATTCCTGGAGCGGGCGGTCCTGGAACTCCAGGTACCCCGGGTGGAGGTGGTGGCCCGGAGGGCGGAGGAGGCGGCCCAGATGCCCGAACACCACCTTCGATACCACCTCGTGGTGGCCCGGGCCGTGGCTCCCCCCCTCGCGGTCCGGGAACTCGCGCAGGGCCTCGTGCGACCGGATGGACGGATTTTCATCCCCCTGGGGCCGGAGGCGGAAACCCCGAAGGGAGGAGAGGTGGTAGAGCGGGAGATCCCCTGGGCCCCGGGAAGGATCCGGCGGGCCGTGGTATTTCCCGAGAAATCATGGCGGCCGTCTTAG
- a CDS encoding ParA family protein yields MAAVLAVVNQKGGVGKSTTALNLSAALARRGRRVLLVDLDPQGNATSGLGIPKEGLRSSVYDVLLRRLPLRAVLLPTAVDGLEVAPSTVELAGAEVELATEVDREGRLREALEGLRDRYDLVAVDCPPSLGLLTLNALVAADQALLPIQCEYYALEGLSLLLRTLELVRESLNPQLRVGGVVLTMYDPRTKLSEQVAREVRAFFGGEVFRTVIPRTVRLAEAPSHGQPIFLYDPHSRGAAAYDALAEEVAERLWGEGKDG; encoded by the coding sequence ATGGCGGCCGTCTTAGCGGTGGTGAACCAGAAAGGCGGGGTGGGGAAATCCACCACGGCCCTCAACCTCTCCGCGGCCCTGGCTCGCAGGGGACGCAGGGTCCTGCTGGTGGACCTGGATCCCCAGGGCAACGCTACAAGCGGCCTCGGGATCCCCAAGGAGGGGCTCCGGTCCTCCGTATACGACGTCCTCCTCCGGCGCCTTCCCCTCCGGGCCGTGCTGCTCCCCACCGCGGTGGACGGCCTGGAGGTGGCCCCCAGCACCGTGGAGCTCGCGGGCGCGGAGGTGGAGCTCGCCACGGAGGTGGACCGGGAGGGGAGGCTCCGGGAGGCCCTGGAGGGCCTACGGGACCGCTACGATCTCGTGGCGGTGGATTGTCCCCCGTCCCTGGGGCTGCTGACCCTCAACGCCCTGGTGGCCGCGGACCAAGCCCTCTTGCCCATCCAGTGCGAGTACTACGCCCTCGAGGGCCTCTCCCTGCTCCTGCGCACCCTGGAACTCGTCCGGGAGTCCCTGAATCCGCAGCTCCGCGTGGGAGGGGTAGTGCTCACCATGTACGATCCGCGCACCAAGCTCAGCGAGCAGGTGGCCCGGGAGGTGCGGGCCTTCTTCGGGGGGGAGGTTTTCCGGACCGTGATCCCGCGCACCGTGCGGCTCGCGGAGGCTCCCAGCCATGGGCAACCCATCTTCCTGTACGATCCCCACTCCCGGGGCGCGGCCGCCTACGACGCTCTGGCGGAGGAGGTGGCGGAGCGGCTGTGGGGGGAGGGCAAGGATGGGTGA
- a CDS encoding ParB/RepB/Spo0J family partition protein, with protein MGERQRRGLGKGLGALIPGAGGVARGEPVELLPLERIRPSRVQPRQEISPESLEELVASIRTHGVLQPVLVRPVGGEYELVAGERRWRAAVLAGLERIPALVRPLSDAQALQVALVENLQREDLNPVERARAFHRLLNEFGLTQRQVAEAVGLSQPAVANALRLLTLPEPILRSLEEGRLSEAHGRLLLTVEDPAVRKRLWRAALEQGLSVRALEERIALEGHKRPRPQGSRRMDPDVEAVLEALREKFQTQVRIRRGRRKGVLEMEFYSEEDLARLCDLLLGGPA; from the coding sequence ATGGGTGAGCGGCAGAGAAGGGGGCTCGGAAAAGGACTGGGGGCCCTTATCCCGGGGGCCGGAGGGGTAGCGCGCGGGGAACCCGTGGAGCTCCTGCCCCTGGAACGGATCCGACCCAGCCGGGTCCAGCCCCGTCAGGAGATCTCCCCGGAATCCCTGGAGGAGCTCGTGGCCTCCATCCGGACGCACGGGGTCCTGCAGCCCGTCCTGGTGCGGCCTGTGGGAGGGGAGTACGAGCTGGTGGCCGGGGAGCGGCGGTGGCGGGCTGCGGTTCTGGCGGGCCTGGAGCGGATCCCGGCCCTGGTGCGCCCCCTCTCGGACGCCCAGGCCCTTCAGGTAGCCCTGGTGGAGAACCTCCAGCGGGAGGACCTGAACCCCGTGGAGCGGGCCCGGGCCTTCCACCGCTTGCTGAACGAGTTCGGGCTCACCCAGCGGCAGGTGGCGGAGGCGGTGGGCCTGAGCCAGCCCGCGGTGGCGAATGCCCTGCGCCTGCTCACCCTGCCCGAGCCCATCCTCCGCAGCCTCGAGGAAGGTCGACTATCGGAGGCCCACGGCCGGCTGCTCCTCACCGTGGAGGACCCGGCCGTCCGGAAGCGGCTGTGGCGGGCCGCGCTGGAGCAGGGGTTATCGGTTCGGGCCCTGGAGGAGCGCATCGCCCTGGAAGGCCATAAGCGGCCCAGACCCCAGGGCTCCCGCCGGATGGACCCCGATGTGGAGGCGGTGCTGGAGGCCTTGCGGGAGAAGTTCCAAACCCAGGTACGGATCCGGCGGGGGCGGCGCAAGGGGGTCCTGGAGATGGAGTTCTACTCGGAAGAGGATCTGGCCCGGCTCTGCGACCTCCTCCTGGGCGGTCCTGCCTAG
- a CDS encoding Xaa-Pro peptidase family protein, whose protein sequence is MRADLERLMVERGYDALVGMGGSEDPNLFYVMRGAPIYAGALYIHRRGHPPVLCHGTMERGEAEKTGLRTRNLGLYNFKQMLEEAGGDFLRAHVALLRRVFEEEGVRGRVLFFGQMDRGAAYLLLRAIAEGIPGIEVVGEYDRPLVTVARMTKEPEEIEAIRRTGEATGRVVQKVAGFLRTLRSRGDRLVQENGEPVTIGEVKRRIRMWLAEEGLQDTGTIFSQGRDAGLPHSRGEDGQFLRPGQPLVLDIFPRPAGGGYCFDMTRTWVVGKPSERLRQVYRDVLECYHAVVKHLGPGVSCRELQQRACAFFEERGHPTVGSDPTTQVGYVHSLGHGLGLEVHELPRLADFPGNEDVLEPGMVFTVEPGLYYPEEGIGVRLEDTWALDAEGRPLNLGGYPMDLVISGEEV, encoded by the coding sequence GTGCGCGCGGACCTAGAGCGGCTCATGGTGGAACGGGGCTACGATGCCCTGGTGGGCATGGGGGGGAGTGAGGACCCGAATCTGTTCTACGTGATGCGCGGGGCCCCCATCTACGCGGGAGCCCTCTACATCCACCGCCGGGGGCACCCCCCGGTTCTCTGCCACGGCACCATGGAGCGGGGGGAGGCGGAGAAGACCGGGCTACGGACCCGCAACCTGGGTCTCTACAACTTCAAGCAGATGCTCGAAGAGGCGGGCGGGGACTTCTTGCGGGCCCACGTGGCCCTTCTGCGGAGGGTATTCGAGGAGGAGGGCGTGCGGGGCCGGGTGCTCTTTTTCGGGCAGATGGACCGGGGGGCCGCCTACCTCCTGCTGCGGGCCATCGCGGAGGGGATTCCTGGAATCGAGGTGGTGGGGGAGTACGACCGCCCCTTGGTGACCGTGGCCCGCATGACCAAGGAACCCGAGGAGATCGAGGCTATCCGCCGGACAGGGGAGGCTACGGGGCGGGTGGTGCAGAAGGTGGCGGGTTTCCTCCGCACCCTCCGATCTCGTGGTGATCGCCTCGTCCAGGAGAACGGGGAGCCCGTGACCATCGGAGAAGTGAAGCGGCGGATCCGGATGTGGCTCGCGGAGGAAGGGCTACAGGACACCGGGACCATCTTCAGCCAAGGCCGGGACGCTGGTTTACCGCACTCCCGGGGGGAGGATGGCCAGTTCCTCCGGCCCGGGCAGCCCCTGGTCCTCGACATCTTCCCCAGGCCCGCGGGGGGCGGGTACTGCTTCGACATGACCCGGACATGGGTGGTGGGAAAGCCGTCGGAGCGGTTGCGGCAGGTGTACCGGGATGTGCTGGAGTGCTACCACGCGGTGGTGAAGCATCTCGGGCCCGGGGTTTCCTGTCGGGAGCTGCAGCAGCGGGCGTGTGCCTTCTTCGAGGAGAGGGGACATCCCACCGTGGGCTCGGATCCCACCACCCAGGTGGGCTACGTGCACTCCCTGGGCCATGGGTTGGGGCTCGAGGTACACGAGCTCCCGCGGCTTGCGGACTTCCCGGGGAACGAGGATGTGCTGGAGCCTGGGATGGTGTTCACAGTGGAGCCCGGCCTTTACTATCCCGAGGAGGGCATCGGGGTCCGGCTGGAGGACACCTGGGCTTTGGATGCGGAGGGAAGGCCGTTAAACCTCGGGGGCTATCCCATGGACTTAGTGATCTCGGGGGAGGAGGTATGA